A genomic segment from Sulfuritalea hydrogenivorans sk43H encodes:
- a CDS encoding tRNA pseudouridine(65) synthase TruC gives MNELFHVNASGGMLDILYRDDFLVAINKPAGLLVHRSDIDRHETRFAVQLLRDQIGRRVHPLHRLDKGTSGVLLFALDADSAREVGGQFQRDEVGKRYLAIVRGWPPESGTIDHPLSRQFDDYGRKLGAESKTEALPAVTDYRRLATIELPDVVDRYPSSRYALVELLPKTGRQHQLRRHLKHIAHPIIGDATWGKGIHNRFFQQRFGCRRMLLACTRMELRHPRDDRMLSIEAPLEGSFASVIGALGWSEARG, from the coding sequence TTGAACGAGTTGTTTCACGTTAACGCCAGCGGCGGCATGCTCGACATCCTTTACCGCGACGACTTCCTCGTCGCGATCAACAAACCCGCCGGCCTGCTGGTCCATCGCAGCGACATCGACCGCCACGAAACGCGCTTCGCCGTGCAACTCCTGCGCGACCAGATCGGGCGGCGCGTGCACCCGCTGCATCGGCTCGACAAAGGCACCTCGGGCGTGCTGCTGTTCGCGCTCGATGCCGACAGCGCGCGCGAGGTCGGCGGGCAGTTCCAGCGCGACGAAGTCGGGAAGCGCTACCTTGCCATCGTGCGCGGCTGGCCGCCCGAATCCGGCACCATCGACCATCCGCTGTCGCGCCAGTTCGACGACTACGGCCGCAAGCTCGGCGCCGAGAGCAAAACCGAAGCCCTGCCCGCCGTCACCGACTATCGCCGCCTGGCCACCATCGAGCTTCCCGACGTCGTCGACCGCTACCCGAGTTCGCGCTATGCGCTGGTGGAACTTCTGCCGAAGACCGGCCGCCAGCACCAGTTGCGCCGCCACCTGAAGCACATCGCCCACCCCATCATCGGTGATGCCACCTGGGGCAAGGGAATCCACAATCGCTTCTTTCAGCAGCGCTTCGGCTGTCGGCGCATGCTGCTCGCCTGTACCCGCATGGAACTCCGGCATCCGCGGGACGACCGCATGTTATCCATCGAGGCGCCGCTTGAAGGGAGCTTTGCCAGTGTGATCGGTGCGCTTGGCTGGAGCGAAGCCCGCGGCTAG
- a CDS encoding acyl-CoA dehydrogenase family protein, with amino-acid sequence MDLQFSPDENAFREEVRRFVAEKLPSPIRDKVMNGAHLNRDEHVQWQRILHQRGWGGPGWPKEFGGPGWTPTEQYIFEEECAAGGAPRLISFGLKMIAPVLMAFGSPAQQQRYLPKILAAEEWWCQGYSEPGAGSDLASVKTRAVREGNHYIVNGQKTWTTLGQYADWIFCLVRTDPEAKKQSGISFLLIDMKTPGVTVRPIITLDGAHEVNEVWLEDVRVPVENLIGEENKGWTYAKFLLGHERTNIAGIGIAKRELARLKRIAEAEGRLDDPLFAARVAQVEIDLIALEITNLRVLSAERTKKAPGPEASILKIKGTEIQQAIAELMMQAVGPYALPFRQADVGPDYATNLATGYCNQRKLSIFGGSNEIQKNIISQMIMGL; translated from the coding sequence ATGGATCTGCAATTCAGTCCCGACGAAAATGCCTTCCGCGAGGAAGTGCGTCGCTTCGTCGCCGAGAAACTGCCCTCGCCGATCCGCGACAAGGTGATGAACGGCGCCCATCTGAATCGCGACGAACACGTGCAATGGCAGCGTATCCTGCACCAGCGCGGCTGGGGCGGCCCCGGCTGGCCCAAGGAATTCGGCGGCCCCGGCTGGACGCCGACCGAGCAGTACATTTTCGAAGAGGAGTGCGCGGCGGGCGGCGCGCCGCGGCTGATTTCCTTCGGCCTCAAGATGATCGCGCCGGTGCTGATGGCCTTCGGCAGCCCCGCGCAGCAGCAGCGCTATTTGCCGAAGATCCTGGCGGCCGAGGAATGGTGGTGCCAGGGCTATTCCGAGCCGGGCGCAGGCTCCGACCTGGCCTCGGTGAAAACCCGTGCGGTACGCGAAGGAAACCACTACATCGTCAACGGCCAGAAAACCTGGACCACGCTCGGCCAGTATGCCGACTGGATTTTCTGCCTGGTCCGCACCGACCCCGAGGCCAAGAAGCAGAGCGGCATTTCCTTCCTGCTGATCGACATGAAGACGCCGGGCGTCACGGTGCGCCCGATCATCACGCTCGACGGCGCGCACGAGGTCAATGAAGTCTGGCTCGAAGACGTCAGGGTACCCGTCGAAAACCTGATCGGCGAGGAGAACAAGGGCTGGACCTATGCCAAGTTCCTGCTCGGCCACGAGCGCACCAACATCGCCGGCATCGGCATCGCCAAACGCGAACTGGCGCGCCTGAAGCGCATCGCCGAAGCCGAAGGCCGCCTCGACGATCCGCTGTTCGCCGCCCGCGTGGCGCAGGTCGAGATCGACCTCATCGCGCTGGAGATCACCAACCTGCGTGTGCTCTCCGCCGAACGCACGAAGAAGGCACCGGGGCCGGAAGCCTCGATCCTCAAGATCAAGGGCACTGAAATCCAGCAGGCCATCGCCGAGCTGATGATGCAGGCCGTCGGGCCCTACGCCCTGCCCTTCAGGCAGGCTGATGTCGGCCCCGATTACGCAACCAACCTCGCCACCGGCTACTGCAACCAGCGCAAGCTGTCGATCTTCGGCGGCTCCAACGAAATCCAGAAGAACATCATCTCGCAGATGATCATGGGGCTCTGA
- a CDS encoding zinc-binding dehydrogenase: MTQQARAVLCREVGKPVVVETVSVDAPQRGEVMIKLAACGVCHSDLSVTTGTLPLPPPVVLGHEGAGSIVAVGEGVSSFALGDHVVSSFVSMCGKCRYCQTGRPQLCDQAAKAGFTLPDGTTRFKDAAGKPLNIFSGCGVMAEYATLHVDNVIKIDAAVPLDKAALIGCGVMTGVGAAVNTAKVEPGSATVVFGCGGVGLNAIQGCAIAGARIIVAVDTSDAKLEMAKQFGATHTVNPKNEENIVKALKKLTEGGADYAFECVGFGEIAAQAYGCLRKGGTAVVVGVAGPKDTTTIRTATLTFEEKTLKGSYFGSARPQQDFPRLIGLYRSGRLKLDELITRTYSVEEAPQAFADLAEGRNARGVILF; this comes from the coding sequence ATGACCCAGCAAGCCCGTGCCGTCCTTTGCCGTGAAGTCGGCAAGCCCGTCGTCGTCGAAACCGTCAGCGTCGATGCGCCGCAGCGCGGCGAAGTGATGATCAAGCTTGCCGCCTGCGGCGTCTGCCACAGCGACCTTTCCGTCACCACCGGCACGCTGCCGCTGCCGCCGCCCGTGGTGCTGGGCCACGAAGGCGCCGGCAGCATCGTCGCGGTAGGCGAAGGCGTCAGCAGCTTTGCCCTGGGCGACCACGTCGTCAGCTCCTTCGTCAGCATGTGCGGCAAGTGCCGCTACTGCCAGACTGGCCGCCCGCAGCTCTGCGACCAGGCCGCCAAGGCCGGCTTCACGCTACCCGACGGCACGACGCGCTTCAAGGATGCCGCCGGCAAGCCGCTCAACATTTTTTCCGGCTGCGGCGTGATGGCCGAATACGCGACGCTGCACGTCGACAACGTGATCAAGATCGATGCCGCCGTGCCGCTCGACAAGGCCGCGCTGATCGGCTGCGGCGTGATGACCGGCGTCGGCGCCGCGGTCAACACGGCGAAGGTCGAGCCGGGCTCGGCCACCGTGGTCTTCGGCTGCGGCGGCGTCGGCCTCAATGCCATCCAGGGCTGCGCGATTGCCGGCGCCCGCATCATCGTCGCGGTCGATACCTCGGATGCAAAACTTGAAATGGCGAAGCAGTTCGGCGCGACCCACACGGTGAACCCGAAGAACGAAGAGAACATCGTCAAGGCCCTGAAGAAACTCACCGAAGGCGGCGCCGACTATGCCTTCGAGTGCGTCGGCTTCGGCGAGATCGCGGCGCAGGCCTATGGCTGTTTGCGCAAGGGTGGCACGGCGGTCGTGGTCGGTGTCGCCGGCCCCAAGGACACGACCACGATCCGCACCGCAACCCTGACCTTCGAGGAAAAGACCCTGAAGGGCAGCTACTTCGGCTCGGCGCGCCCGCAGCAGGACTTCCCGCGCCTGATCGGCCTCTACCGCAGCGGCCGGCTCAAGCTCGACGAACTGATCACGCGCACCTACAGCGTCGAGGAAGCACCGCAGGCCTTTGCCGATCTCGCCGAGGGGCGAAACGCACGCGGCGTGATACTGTTCTGA
- a CDS encoding acyl-CoA dehydrogenase family protein → MDFDFNEDQRALADTVQRFVTKDYTFEKRRAILDSGAGWSRTVWRELADLGVLALTIDEDHGGLGYGPQETGLVMGAFGAGLLLEPYLASAVIAPALIRRIASADSQAEWLPRIAAGESIVILAHADARGEMVTEKSGKLNGRKAVVTHGACADLLLVSARTADGDTGLFAVTPDAEGVSLRDYPTLDGQRAADLVLSNAPAWKVGAGDTANAIDAALDIGLAALCSEAVGVMEATVAATTDYLKTRQQFGQPIGRFQALQHRMADMLLHLEQARSMSYLAAMHCTSEDASARRRSLSAAKVTIGQACRFIAQNAVQLHGGMGMTDELMLSHWFKRLTAIEMSFGDTDAHLQRFARLSRAA, encoded by the coding sequence ATGGACTTCGACTTCAACGAAGATCAACGCGCGCTGGCCGACACGGTGCAGCGCTTCGTGACAAAAGACTACACATTCGAGAAGCGCCGCGCCATCCTCGATTCCGGCGCCGGCTGGAGCCGCACGGTCTGGCGGGAACTGGCCGACCTCGGCGTGCTGGCGCTCACCATCGACGAGGACCACGGCGGCCTCGGCTACGGCCCGCAGGAAACCGGGCTGGTGATGGGCGCGTTCGGCGCCGGCCTGCTGCTGGAACCGTATCTGGCCAGCGCGGTGATCGCCCCGGCGCTGATTCGCCGTATCGCCAGCGCCGACTCTCAGGCCGAATGGTTGCCACGAATCGCTGCCGGAGAAAGCATCGTGATACTCGCCCATGCCGATGCGCGCGGCGAGATGGTCACAGAGAAGAGCGGCAAGCTCAACGGCCGCAAGGCCGTCGTCACCCACGGCGCCTGCGCCGACCTGCTGCTGGTTTCGGCGCGAACCGCCGACGGCGATACCGGCCTTTTCGCCGTCACGCCGGACGCGGAGGGTGTCAGCTTGCGCGACTATCCGACGCTCGACGGCCAGCGCGCGGCCGACCTAGTGCTGAGCAATGCGCCCGCCTGGAAAGTCGGCGCTGGCGATACGGCGAATGCCATCGACGCGGCCCTCGACATCGGCCTCGCCGCCCTGTGCAGCGAAGCCGTCGGCGTCATGGAAGCCACCGTCGCCGCGACCACCGATTACCTCAAGACGCGCCAGCAGTTCGGCCAACCGATCGGCCGCTTCCAGGCGCTGCAACACCGCATGGCCGACATGCTGCTGCATCTGGAGCAGGCGCGTTCGATGAGCTATCTTGCCGCCATGCATTGCACCAGCGAGGACGCGTCCGCGCGCCGGCGCAGCCTCTCGGCGGCCAAGGTGACGATCGGCCAGGCCTGCCGCTTCATCGCGCAGAACGCGGTGCAATTGCACGGCGGCATGGGCATGACGGACGAATTGATGCTCAGCCACTGGTTCAAGCGCCTCACCGCCATCGAAATGTCGTTCGGCGACACCGACGCGCATTTGCAGCGCTTCGCCAGACTGAGCCGCGCCGCGTGA
- a CDS encoding FHA domain-containing protein, whose amino-acid sequence MLKHYIFWGLFALVLAGVAATLINNRKARQRRDAENARALAAAVSAAAAKAAASPPKAAAAEAAYDPTATRIHVRTTPVGANPALQNREEVPLPKEAVPRLVCVGGTQKDNTFPVTAAGITVGRSADNDIVITDARASQRHAWVGIVDSKVVLRDLGSTNGTFLNAQIDSPVDEVALIPGDTIFFGGHGRDQFLFVVD is encoded by the coding sequence ATGCTCAAGCATTACATATTCTGGGGACTTTTCGCGCTTGTCCTGGCGGGCGTTGCGGCAACCTTGATCAACAATCGGAAGGCACGCCAGAGGCGCGATGCGGAAAATGCCAGGGCGCTTGCCGCCGCGGTTTCCGCCGCCGCCGCCAAAGCTGCCGCCAGTCCTCCGAAAGCTGCTGCCGCAGAAGCCGCTTACGATCCCACCGCAACGCGGATTCATGTGCGCACGACTCCGGTCGGCGCGAATCCTGCATTGCAGAATCGCGAGGAAGTGCCGTTGCCGAAAGAAGCCGTTCCAAGGCTGGTCTGCGTTGGCGGAACCCAGAAGGACAACACCTTCCCCGTTACCGCCGCCGGCATTACCGTGGGACGAAGCGCGGACAACGATATCGTCATCACGGACGCCCGCGCCTCCCAGCGTCACGCCTGGGTCGGCATCGTCGACAGCAAGGTGGTTCTGCGCGACCTCGGATCCACCAACGGCACCTTCCTCAACGCCCAGATCGATTCGCCCGTGGACGAAGTCGCGCTGATTCCCGGCGATACGATTTTCTTCGGCGGCCACGGTCGCGACCAGTTTCTTTTCGTCGTCGATTGA
- a CDS encoding PaaI family thioesterase, with translation MNMELLDRGRQVLRQQPFSVLLEAELTVFEPGRAELRLPIRHELKQQHGFVHGGAVSYLADNALTYAGEKLCATAQGTIAPLGAPSPSET, from the coding sequence ATGAACATGGAACTTCTCGACCGCGGACGGCAGGTCCTCCGGCAACAGCCATTCAGTGTGCTGCTGGAGGCCGAACTCACGGTCTTCGAGCCCGGCCGCGCCGAATTGCGGTTGCCCATTCGCCATGAGCTCAAGCAGCAGCATGGCTTCGTGCATGGCGGCGCCGTCAGCTACCTGGCCGACAACGCGCTGACCTACGCCGGCGAAAAACTCTGCGCCACCGCGCAAGGCACCATCGCGCCGCTCGGCGCGCCCTCCCCATCCGAGACCTGA
- a CDS encoding DUF2461 domain-containing protein codes for MFSKATFKFLDELAANNDRGWFEANKPRYEELVREPALDFIAAMGDPLAKFAPHFRAEPKKMGGSLMRVFRDTRFARDKSPYKTNIGIQFRHELGKDVHAPGFYMHIASDECFFGAGCWHPEADMLGHIRDLITANPKRWFAVRDDKKFAAHWALAGDSLTRPPRGYAAEHPAIDDLKRKDFIGLASLSAAEVTGSGLVKLATERFAAATPLMKFLCEAQGVQY; via the coding sequence ATGTTCAGCAAAGCCACCTTCAAGTTCCTCGACGAACTCGCCGCCAACAACGACCGCGGCTGGTTCGAGGCCAACAAGCCGCGCTACGAAGAACTGGTGCGTGAGCCGGCACTGGATTTCATCGCCGCGATGGGCGATCCCCTGGCAAAGTTCGCCCCGCACTTCCGCGCCGAGCCGAAGAAGATGGGCGGCTCGCTGATGCGCGTGTTCCGCGACACGCGCTTCGCCCGCGACAAGAGCCCCTACAAGACCAACATCGGCATCCAGTTCCGCCACGAGCTGGGCAAGGACGTTCATGCGCCGGGCTTCTACATGCACATCGCGAGCGACGAATGTTTCTTCGGCGCCGGCTGCTGGCATCCCGAGGCCGACATGCTGGGGCACATCCGCGACCTCATCACGGCGAATCCGAAACGCTGGTTCGCCGTGCGCGACGACAAGAAGTTCGCCGCGCACTGGGCGCTGGCCGGCGACAGCCTGACGCGGCCGCCGCGCGGCTACGCCGCCGAGCACCCGGCGATCGACGACCTCAAGCGCAAGGACTTCATCGGCTTGGCATCCTTGTCCGCCGCCGAGGTGACGGGTTCCGGGCTGGTCAAACTCGCGACCGAGCGTTTCGCCGCCGCCACACCGCTGATGAAGTTCCTCTGCGAGGCGCAGGGCGTCCAGTACTAA
- a CDS encoding acyl-CoA thioesterase, translated as MSDFAHPFDAAIALAAATPNRRLGRTSADYWNMVSPYGGITAAVMMQAMLDHPDRRGTPLAFTINYLAPIDAGDFVIETELVRSNRSSQHWAIRLLQGEPGRVLAQVIAICAVRRETWSHVEATRPEVPPADACAVAPPRNATGFLQRYEFRIVRGKPFAANEDSLSHVWVADNPPRPLDFASLTALCDSFLPRIFLRRPEFVPIGTVSINIYFHAGEEALIRQGAAPLLAVAQAQAFSDGHFDHHGHVWSTDGELLATTQQLVWYKE; from the coding sequence GTGAGCGACTTCGCGCACCCCTTCGACGCGGCCATCGCACTGGCGGCCGCAACGCCGAACCGCCGGCTTGGCCGCACCAGCGCCGACTACTGGAACATGGTCAGCCCTTACGGCGGCATCACGGCCGCGGTGATGATGCAGGCGATGCTCGACCATCCCGATCGGCGCGGCACGCCACTGGCCTTCACCATCAACTACCTCGCGCCGATCGACGCCGGCGACTTTGTGATCGAGACCGAACTGGTGCGGTCCAACCGCAGCAGCCAGCACTGGGCGATCCGCCTGCTGCAGGGCGAGCCGGGGCGCGTGCTGGCCCAGGTGATCGCGATCTGCGCCGTGCGCCGCGAAACCTGGAGCCACGTCGAAGCCACCCGCCCCGAAGTGCCGCCGGCCGACGCCTGCGCGGTCGCGCCGCCGCGCAACGCAACCGGCTTTCTGCAGCGCTATGAATTCCGCATCGTGCGCGGCAAGCCCTTTGCCGCCAATGAAGACAGCCTCTCCCACGTCTGGGTCGCCGACAATCCGCCGCGCCCGCTCGACTTCGCGTCGCTGACGGCGCTGTGCGACAGCTTCCTGCCGCGCATCTTCCTGCGCCGGCCCGAGTTCGTGCCGATCGGCACCGTCTCGATCAACATCTATTTCCACGCCGGTGAAGAAGCGCTGATCCGCCAGGGCGCCGCGCCGCTGCTCGCCGTGGCCCAGGCCCAAGCCTTCAGCGACGGCCACTTCGACCACCACGGCCACGTCTGGAGCACCGATGGCGAGCTGCTGGCGACAACGCAGCAATTGGTCTGGTACAAGGAATAG
- a CDS encoding type IV pili methyl-accepting chemotaxis transducer N-terminal domain-containing protein translates to MLPSHRNAKAHRSVKAILGRISLFANLAAGHMDDLAAASRSASFERNEAIYRAGDSVDEMYFLLSGQVKLALSSSQGQEKVINVVEPGLSFGEAELFGGRRCLTNAVAIMPSQVLCIAGDDIRRIMATDPQLALRAIKLLAQRQLELENELAARYFRTGSQRLLDYFVKLAGPTRDTAGETPVTLRTTKLLLASRFDMKPETLSRALRDLTEAGLIVADGNQVRLMNAPIAHYLAHEDPARGSTLATEPFQRRATQTTRRAGAPLYDMHNRDKGARSFCDEINRAGRQRMLSQRMVKSWLMLEHRVLPRPARQVLKQSIDLFDRQLAQLEDSASSAQSHAARAELAELWRPYKTLLTAEPTRKSAHALYGMSEEVLHAAHRLTLSFERADGTRKGKLINLAGRQRMLSQRMAKFFLFQHSGIQASRCRKELRDASEEFSAALVKLASATRDKPDIAAELEGVAEHWDSLRSVIATRDESNFATSARKVFTASENLLQRMDTAVELYARLPG, encoded by the coding sequence ATGCTCCCATCGCATCGCAACGCAAAAGCGCACCGCAGCGTCAAGGCAATCCTGGGCCGGATTTCGCTATTCGCCAACCTCGCCGCCGGACACATGGATGACCTCGCGGCGGCATCCCGCAGCGCCAGCTTCGAAAGGAACGAGGCCATCTATCGTGCCGGCGATTCCGTCGATGAAATGTATTTCCTGCTGTCGGGCCAGGTAAAGCTGGCGCTGTCATCCAGCCAGGGGCAGGAGAAGGTCATCAACGTGGTGGAGCCGGGGCTGTCCTTCGGCGAGGCCGAGCTGTTCGGCGGGCGCCGCTGCCTGACGAACGCCGTGGCGATAATGCCGTCGCAGGTTCTGTGCATTGCCGGGGACGATATCCGCCGCATCATGGCCACCGACCCGCAGCTCGCGTTGCGCGCCATCAAGCTGCTGGCGCAGCGACAGCTGGAACTGGAGAACGAACTCGCGGCCAGGTATTTCCGCACCGGCAGCCAGCGCCTGCTGGACTACTTCGTCAAGCTTGCCGGGCCCACCCGCGACACGGCGGGCGAAACCCCGGTAACGCTGCGCACCACCAAGCTCCTGCTGGCTTCCCGCTTCGACATGAAACCGGAAACCCTCTCTCGCGCCTTGCGCGACCTCACCGAAGCCGGCCTGATTGTCGCCGACGGGAACCAGGTCAGGCTGATGAACGCCCCGATCGCGCACTATCTTGCCCATGAAGATCCCGCGCGCGGCAGCACCCTTGCCACCGAGCCATTCCAGCGACGTGCGACCCAAACCACGCGCAGGGCCGGAGCACCCCTGTACGACATGCACAATCGGGACAAGGGCGCCCGTTCGTTCTGCGACGAAATCAACCGGGCCGGACGCCAGCGCATGTTGTCACAACGCATGGTCAAGTCGTGGCTGATGCTGGAGCACCGGGTATTGCCCCGCCCGGCACGCCAGGTGCTCAAGCAATCAATCGACTTGTTTGACCGGCAGCTGGCGCAACTCGAAGATTCCGCAAGCAGCGCCCAAAGCCATGCGGCGCGCGCCGAACTGGCCGAGTTGTGGCGGCCCTACAAAACCTTGCTGACTGCCGAGCCCACCCGCAAATCCGCGCACGCGCTCTACGGCATGAGCGAAGAAGTACTGCATGCGGCGCACAGGCTGACCCTGAGCTTCGAAAGAGCCGACGGCACCCGCAAGGGCAAGCTGATCAACCTTGCCGGACGCCAGCGCATGCTGTCGCAGCGCATGGCGAAGTTCTTCCTCTTTCAGCATTCCGGCATCCAGGCGTCCAGATGCCGGAAGGAGCTGCGGGATGCCAGCGAGGAATTCTCGGCCGCCCTGGTCAAACTCGCTTCGGCAACACGCGATAAACCGGACATCGCGGCGGAACTGGAAGGCGTGGCAGAACACTGGGACAGCCTGCGATCGGTGATCGCGACCCGCGACGAGTCGAACTTCGCAACGTCCGCACGCAAGGTATTCACGGCCAGCGAAAACCTGCTGCAGCGGATGGACACGGCGGTGGAACTTTACGCAAGGCTTCCCGGCTGA
- a CDS encoding alpha/beta hydrolase → MSHRKLHTLHRPAKKHNGHPPLVFVHGGYVHAGCWDVNFLPHFSKLGYHCHAIDLSGHGKSEGRENLNSYDLDHYAADVAQVVAELPAPPVLIGHSMGALVVQRFLEKGNAAAVIMMAPVPTTGLAGCSAQLNARQPDFLREAAYAVRGKYTANTVKVMREVYFSPDVTAEQFAAFKPLVQDESMTAVTEMMTLAWRSPKRRPKIPALVMGGELDALFPSNQLYFTASGWNAETCVIPRAGHMIMMEPQWTAAAEKIDNWLDRRLGQKAAA, encoded by the coding sequence TTGAGTCACCGCAAACTGCACACCCTGCATCGCCCGGCAAAGAAGCACAACGGACATCCGCCGCTGGTTTTCGTACATGGCGGCTACGTCCATGCCGGTTGCTGGGACGTGAACTTCCTGCCGCATTTCAGCAAGCTGGGCTATCACTGCCACGCCATCGATCTATCGGGCCACGGCAAGAGCGAGGGTCGCGAGAACCTCAACAGCTACGACCTCGACCACTACGCCGCAGACGTCGCGCAAGTGGTCGCCGAGCTGCCCGCGCCGCCGGTGCTGATCGGGCATTCGATGGGCGCACTGGTGGTGCAGCGCTTCCTCGAAAAAGGCAACGCAGCGGCGGTCATCATGATGGCGCCCGTGCCGACCACCGGCCTGGCCGGTTGCAGCGCCCAGTTGAACGCCCGGCAGCCGGATTTCCTGCGGGAGGCCGCCTACGCCGTGCGCGGCAAGTACACCGCGAACACCGTCAAGGTGATGCGCGAAGTGTATTTCTCGCCCGACGTGACAGCGGAACAATTCGCCGCCTTCAAGCCGCTGGTGCAGGACGAATCCATGACCGCCGTAACCGAGATGATGACGCTGGCCTGGCGCTCGCCCAAGCGCCGGCCGAAGATTCCGGCGCTGGTCATGGGCGGCGAACTCGACGCGCTGTTTCCGTCCAACCAGCTTTACTTCACCGCCTCCGGCTGGAACGCGGAAACCTGCGTCATCCCGCGCGCCGGCCACATGATCATGATGGAGCCGCAATGGACCGCGGCCGCCGAGAAGATCGACAACTGGCTCGATCGCCGCCTCGGGCAGAAAGCGGCGGCGTAA